One stretch of Miscanthus floridulus cultivar M001 chromosome 18, ASM1932011v1, whole genome shotgun sequence DNA includes these proteins:
- the LOC136522515 gene encoding exocyst complex component EXO70A1-like isoform X1 produces the protein MDMSGGGHGSLQPVWKPNWLRTDLVDYSSSTSSSSGGGTTTTTTTTTTTTTTTTTTGTATSLSTPTDEMARLLSYKQGELDEAIWNMMEETSRTRLTEDDDGSWRGVQTPQGSSSDIHELTRAMVSYIVLLSTNWATAHQLVKEAAQLRGYVPSFDKVSPLTSLVMETVLCLEKKLAEESRSFADQSLRFLFLTNNSYFMWEQLSPTLVMESHMAGLARKIENYIETYFQVSWAPVLSCLYNSTPLCMGRYYSCPPAKFESEFQKTYNAQKFWKVPDPKLRRRLRVAVIDKVIPSFEKYLEYSGIRPSRITPHDLRDMLQELFEG, from the coding sequence ATGGACATgtccggcggcggccatggttcGCTGCAGCCTGTTTGGAAGCCGAATTGGCTACGAACTGATCTGGTAGATTACAGTAGCagtaccagcagcagcagcggcggcggcaccaccaccaccaccaccaccaccaccaccaccaccaccaccaccaccaccaccggtacCGCGACCTCCCTCTCGACACCAACGGATGAGATGGCCAGGCTCCTGTCATACAAACAAGGCGAGCTAGATGAGGCAATATGGAACATGATGGAGGAGACCTCCAGGACTCGTCTCACCGAGGACGACGATGGCTCGTGGCGGGGTGTTCAAACTCCACAAGGATCATCATCGGACATCCATGAGCTCACCCGTGCCATGGTGAGCTACATCGTCTTGCTGTCCACCAATTGGGCAACAGCGCATCAACTCGTCAAGGAAGCAGCTCAGCTCCGTGGTTATGTGCCTAGTTTTGACAAGGTGAGCCCTTTGACCAGCCTTGTGATGGAGACGGTGCTATGCCTAGAGAAAAAACTTGCTGAGGAATCACGATCATTTGCTGATCAGAGCTTGAGGTTCCTGTTCTTGACCAACAACTCATACTTCATGTGGGAGCAGCTTTCCCCAACTTTGGTGATGGAATCCCACATGGCAGGCCTCGCTCGCAAGATCGAAAACTACATCGAAACATATTTTCAGGTGTCTTGGGCACCGGTGTTGTCGTGCCTGTACAATTCTACGCCGCTTTGCATGGGAAGGTACTACTCCTGTCCACCAGCTAAATTTGAGTCTGAGTTTCAGAAAACCTACAATGCCCAGAAGTTCTGGAAGGTCCCAGACCCTAAGCTGAGGAGAAGGCTCCGGGTGGCTGTTATTGACAAAGTCATTCCAAGCTTTGAAAAATACTTGGAGTACAGTGGTATCAGACCCTCAAGAATCACTCCCCATGATCTCAGGGACATGTTGCAGGAGCTGTTCGAAGGGTGA
- the LOC136522515 gene encoding exocyst complex component EXO70C1-like isoform X2: protein MDMSGGGHGSLQPVWKPNWLRTDLVDYSSSTSSSSGGGTTTTTTTTTTTTTTTTTTGTATSLSTPTDEMARLLSYKQGELDEAIWNMMEETSRTRLTEDDDGSWRGVQTPQGSSSDIHELTRAMVSYIVLLSTNWATAHQLVKEAAQLRGYVPSFDKSLRFLFLTNNSYFMWEQLSPTLVMESHMAGLARKIENYIETYFQVSWAPVLSCLYNSTPLCMGRYYSCPPAKFESEFQKTYNAQKFWKVPDPKLRRRLRVAVIDKVIPSFEKYLEYSGIRPSRITPHDLRDMLQELFEG from the exons ATGGACATgtccggcggcggccatggttcGCTGCAGCCTGTTTGGAAGCCGAATTGGCTACGAACTGATCTGGTAGATTACAGTAGCagtaccagcagcagcagcggcggcggcaccaccaccaccaccaccaccaccaccaccaccaccaccaccaccaccaccaccggtacCGCGACCTCCCTCTCGACACCAACGGATGAGATGGCCAGGCTCCTGTCATACAAACAAGGCGAGCTAGATGAGGCAATATGGAACATGATGGAGGAGACCTCCAGGACTCGTCTCACCGAGGACGACGATGGCTCGTGGCGGGGTGTTCAAACTCCACAAGGATCATCATCGGACATCCATGAGCTCACCCGTGCCATGGTGAGCTACATCGTCTTGCTGTCCACCAATTGGGCAACAGCGCATCAACTCGTCAAGGAAGCAGCTCAGCTCCGTGGTTATGTGCCTAGTTTTGACAAG AGCTTGAGGTTCCTGTTCTTGACCAACAACTCATACTTCATGTGGGAGCAGCTTTCCCCAACTTTGGTGATGGAATCCCACATGGCAGGCCTCGCTCGCAAGATCGAAAACTACATCGAAACATATTTTCAGGTGTCTTGGGCACCGGTGTTGTCGTGCCTGTACAATTCTACGCCGCTTTGCATGGGAAGGTACTACTCCTGTCCACCAGCTAAATTTGAGTCTGAGTTTCAGAAAACCTACAATGCCCAGAAGTTCTGGAAGGTCCCAGACCCTAAGCTGAGGAGAAGGCTCCGGGTGGCTGTTATTGACAAAGTCATTCCAAGCTTTGAAAAATACTTGGAGTACAGTGGTATCAGACCCTCAAGAATCACTCCCCATGATCTCAGGGACATGTTGCAGGAGCTGTTCGAAGGGTGA
- the LOC136522515 gene encoding uncharacterized protein isoform X3 yields the protein MDMSGGGHGSLQPVWKPNWLRTDLVDYSSSTSSSSGGGTTTTTTTTTTTTTTTTTTGTATSLSTPTDEMARLLSYKQGELDEAIWNMMEETSRTRLTEDDDGSWRGVQTPQGSSSDIHELTRAMVSYIVLLSTNWATAHQLVKEAAQLRGYVPSFDKLSPTLVMESHMAGLARKIENYIETYFQVSWAPVLSCLYNSTPLCMGRYYSCPPAKFESEFQKTYNAQKFWKVPDPKLRRRLRVAVIDKVIPSFEKYLEYSGIRPSRITPHDLRDMLQELFEG from the exons ATGGACATgtccggcggcggccatggttcGCTGCAGCCTGTTTGGAAGCCGAATTGGCTACGAACTGATCTGGTAGATTACAGTAGCagtaccagcagcagcagcggcggcggcaccaccaccaccaccaccaccaccaccaccaccaccaccaccaccaccaccaccggtacCGCGACCTCCCTCTCGACACCAACGGATGAGATGGCCAGGCTCCTGTCATACAAACAAGGCGAGCTAGATGAGGCAATATGGAACATGATGGAGGAGACCTCCAGGACTCGTCTCACCGAGGACGACGATGGCTCGTGGCGGGGTGTTCAAACTCCACAAGGATCATCATCGGACATCCATGAGCTCACCCGTGCCATGGTGAGCTACATCGTCTTGCTGTCCACCAATTGGGCAACAGCGCATCAACTCGTCAAGGAAGCAGCTCAGCTCCGTGGTTATGTGCCTAGTTTTGACAAG CTTTCCCCAACTTTGGTGATGGAATCCCACATGGCAGGCCTCGCTCGCAAGATCGAAAACTACATCGAAACATATTTTCAGGTGTCTTGGGCACCGGTGTTGTCGTGCCTGTACAATTCTACGCCGCTTTGCATGGGAAGGTACTACTCCTGTCCACCAGCTAAATTTGAGTCTGAGTTTCAGAAAACCTACAATGCCCAGAAGTTCTGGAAGGTCCCAGACCCTAAGCTGAGGAGAAGGCTCCGGGTGGCTGTTATTGACAAAGTCATTCCAAGCTTTGAAAAATACTTGGAGTACAGTGGTATCAGACCCTCAAGAATCACTCCCCATGATCTCAGGGACATGTTGCAGGAGCTGTTCGAAGGGTGA